The sequence below is a genomic window from Brevibacillus agri.
TGGACTTGGCACCCGTGATGGTTATTTTTTCAGGATACACATCCCCCTGGTCGGCAAAGACGAGACGAAGATGAAGTTTGATGCCAGCCTTGGTTTTACGGAAAGTTGCCCATTTGTACTTCTGCAAACACAGCCCAATCGTTGTAGAATCAATGATTTTCATGTCTTTTCGAAGGGAATACGTGTTGCCCGAGTGTCTCTGAATTTGCCCTACAAGGTCAACAAATATTTCTTCAAGCAAAGCTGGATCTACTCGATTGTTTTTGCGACTAAGCTGAGCGGGACTAATCGACGACAGTCCTAACTCTCGCTGGAATTTCTTTGATAAAACATCATCTGCAATGGCTCGGAGTCCTTCTCGTTGCTGAAGTTGAGCATGCAAAAACAGGAGTAGATATGCTTTGGTCGTTAACTTTTTCACGTACTTGTCCTGATCCGTTTCGTCTATCCGTTGTTGAAATTTCACAATATTAATGGGTGAAATGTATTTACCAAATGAAGAAAATAGGGTATTCTTGTCCATGGTCTATCCTTTGCGTTGGATTTGGACAGGAACTACCTGACCTTTCCAGTGTAAAGGATTTTTTTATGCCTGAGAACACTTGAACGCTGAAAGTTATGATGATTTTGAATGGTATGAAAAGATTAATGCAACGCTAGTGGTTTTGTATATAAAACAAAAAACGATTTAAACCAGAAAAATCAGGAGAATGATATTATCCCCTTTAGGTAGACGGTGAAAAAAGACCAAGTTAACGAGCTTGGATGATACACTGATACTTGGAGGGGATTTTCTTTGGCTAAAAAGGGGCAGTCATTTGTGAAGTATTCAGAGGAGACAAAACAAAGAGCCGTTGATTTATATGAAAAGGGTGGACGAAGTTATCAAGCTGTGGCGGATGCTCTGGGAATACGCAGTTCTAGTCAGGTAAAGAGCTGGGTAAAGAAATGCCGCAACCACGAAACACTGCAGGATCAGCGGGGCAAACAAGCAGCTTCCCATCCTTTTATTGGACGGCCCCGCACCAGGTTTTCCAGCGTGGAGGAAGAACGGGATTATTTGAAAGCGCAGGTCGCGTTTCTAAAAAAGCGCAATCCCAATCTATTCGGGGAGGGATCATTCCGAAAATAAATCGCTTTGACATCCTTTCTTCGTTAAAGGACATGTACCCCATTACTTGGTTGGTGGAGATCGCCCAAGTATCGCGGGCAGGTTATTACAGATTTTCCGAAAGAGAAAGCCCGCTACGGTGCGATAGCACCCCCTTTAGGGGCGGGATGAGAGTGAGTAGCGAATGGCTGCACCCGTGAGTTGTGCCCGGCCCTGGGGCTGGGCATTCTTCTTTTCCACCCGAAAGGAGGCAAACGATGACCGCCTATTTCCTGAAAAGACTGTTGTACATGGCGCTGAGCC
It includes:
- a CDS encoding helix-turn-helix domain-containing protein; translated protein: MAKKGQSFVKYSEETKQRAVDLYEKGGRSYQAVADALGIRSSSQVKSWVKKCRNHETLQDQRGKQAASHPFIGRPRTRFSSVEEERDYLKAQVAFLKKRNPNLFGEGSFRK